The following are encoded together in the Leguminivora glycinivorella isolate SPB_JAAS2020 chromosome 18, LegGlyc_1.1, whole genome shotgun sequence genome:
- the LOC125235797 gene encoding uncharacterized protein LOC125235797, with the protein MGSKGEKDNAAAGAGASQPPADDVDSNGSVFKVSVRAPPFYPAEPALWFSQMEAQFEVSGITTESTKYNYIVSQLEQQYVLEVKDIITNPPAINRYTKLKTELISRLSASQEKRVLQLMKHEELGERKPSQLLRHLRTLAGKTVTDDFLKTVWSSRLPSGLQTLIASQTSATMEELADLADKVHDIAPQMPQVCAVGGDPYAIEMAKQMANLAREVASLKANFENQSHSSRSCTLNRYRGRSRTPSSGRRRDRSASRNKDPSVCWYHNRFGDKSTRCTRPCSYPGSENFDGSRK; encoded by the coding sequence ATGGGTAGCAAAGGTGAAAAAGACAATGCCGCCGCCGGGGCTGGCGCATCGCAGCCGCCTGCGGATGACGTGGACTCTAACGGTTCCGTGTTTAAAGTGTCCGTGCGCGCGCCGCCATTTTATCCCGCCGAGCCCGCTTTATGGTTTAGCCAAATGGAAGCTCAGTTCGAAGTATCGGGTATAACGACTGAATCTacgaaatataattatattgtgtCGCAATTAGAACAACAGTACGTACTAGAAGTTAAGGATATAATAACGAATCCTCCAGCGATCAATAGATATACCAAATTAAAAACCGAGCTTATATCTAGATTGTCCGCGTCGCAAGAAAAACGGGTGTTACAATTAATGAAGCATGAAGAGCTAGGAGAAAGAAAACCGTCACAGCTTTTGAGACATTTACGTACGTTGGCCGGTAAAACAGTAACGGACGACTTTTTGAAAACGGTGTGGTCTAGTCGCTTGCCTAGCGGTTTGCAAACGTTGATAGCATCCCAAACCAGTGCCACGATGGAAGAGTTGGCCGATTTAGCGGACAAGGTGCATGATATCGCACCTCAGATGCCCCAGGTATGTGCTGTAGGTGGAGATCCTTACGCCATAGAGATGGCAAAGCAGATGGCAAACCTGGCAAGAGAGGTAGCGTCACTAAAGGCCAATTTTGAAAACCAATCGCACTCATCAAGGTCTTGCACGCTTAATAGATATCGCGGTAGAAGTCGTACGCCATCTTCGGGCCGGCGCAGAGACAGGTCAGCGTCGAGGAACAAAGATCCGTCAGTGTGCTGGTACCACAACAGATTTGGGGATAAATCGACACGGTGTACCAGGCCTTGCAGTTATCCGGGGTCGGAAAACTTCGACGGCAGCCGGAAGTAG